In one Rhopalosiphum padi isolate XX-2018 chromosome 3, ASM2088224v1, whole genome shotgun sequence genomic region, the following are encoded:
- the LOC132925129 gene encoding EF-hand domain-containing family member C2-like codes for MDQCDRSLLPKIPGIYQSYLEIKDKYPIGGDLECIDKVRFIKSIEKKNETMFCDDDVAMVMLAKGRNVIKKRNWLAFDDKQVLTYYAYYKKSGRGSSGGIDYILKRLKIIYFLVDETIQVNDPTKPNSGYPQGCFIKKQKIPLPGCDQETGPYYRLPDLVVGTTVTFYGKELKITGVDAFTRDFLSTMGVPARANEPFPEDPYFEYRKKAALDITLKNKPNFSHNQVPNGYDGRILRFRGYWDNRYQSEGELHFYEVLYYLVDDTMELVEEIADKTKASEIHHKLIVRRQLLPTEGPWCPQPGHNVKQDILNVMSSNKTTFYYTMDSQLRNEYKTTYYHCKDLFIGKVLNVFGRSIVLFSCDKFTKNFYQTVYQLETFNPIEAPKTMKEIEEEMLNQKRVEIILKSHDEVLRKRLLKHGGTGMIFGFLIKMITDDPINRGRNFMLKYYLDDTEFAIYEYRETNSGMRGGMFRSKRGFSKDQNQADLFIFHQLAVGINISIDEFKFNITDIDDKTLQFMIDNPNEFSHSNLEIARSKTREQINNRFQSLDEFRTKYFQDRELVDRDEFREVLSFEGELNPHIAVVLALKHKRPDPYEPFTDDVLRSSVQDAMRKGGFIHFDGLKNNFRSRKSRSDKVGYIVCTEIIKAMKSNKVPLNEEITSILVNKFTDTENGCIVNFEDMVEFIDYVKNPVEPPSRLARELLFVKPKKVLVRVNEFIDGLRSETQ; via the exons ATGGACCAATGCGATAGGTCACTGTTGCCAAAAATACCGGGTATCTATCAGTCGTATTTG GAAATCAAAGATAAATATCCAATAGGTGGTGATTTAGAATGCATCGACAAAGTGAGATTCATCAAgtcgatagaaaaaaaaaatgaaacaatgtTCTGTGATGACGACGTAGCCATGGTGATGTTAGCCAAAGGCCGCAACGTCATCAAAAAGCGTAATTGGTTGGCGTTTGACGATAAAcag gttCTCACTTATTACGCATATTACAAAAAGTCGGGACGTGGAAGCTCTGGAGGTATAGATTACATACTAAAACGGctgaaaatcatttattttttagtggaCGAAACGATTCAAGTAAACGATCCGACGAAACCAAACAGCGGCTATCCTCAAG gttgtttcataaaaaaacaaaaaataccgtTACCCGGTTGTGATCAAGAAACTGGGCCCTATTACAGGCTACCCGATTTAGTCGTCGGCACTACGGTCACATTTTACGGGAAAGAGTTAAAAATCACAGGTGTCGATGCATTTACTAGAGACTTCCTGAGCACGATGGGAGTTCCCGCGAGGGCCAACGAACCGTTTCCCGAAGACCCATATTTTGAGTACAGGAAAAAA GCCGCTCTGGAtataacgttaaaaaataaaccgAATTTTAGTCATAACCAAGTTCCTAATGGCTACGACGGTCGGATCTTGCGATTTAGGGGCTATTGGGACAATCGTTACCAAAGTGAAGGCGAACTGCATTTCTATGAAGTGCTGTATTACCTCGTCGACGACACGATGGAGTTGGTTGAAGAAATCGCTGATAAAACCAAAGCATCAGAAATACATCACAAATTGATTGTGAGAAGACAACTATTACCTACA GAAGGCCCGTGGTGTCCACAACCTGGCCACAATGTCAAACAAGACATACTGAACGTTATGTCGTCAAACAAAACTACGTTTTACTATACTATGGACTCTCAGCTTAGAAATGAGTATAAAACAACGTATTATCATTGTAAAGATTTGTTCATCGGAAAAGTTCTAAACGTGTTTGGTCGTTCTATCGTATTGTTTTCATGTGATAAATTTACCAAAAACTTTTATCAAACTGTATATCAATTAG aaacCTTCAATCCAATAGAAGCTCCTAAAACAATGAAGGAAATTGAAGAAGAAATGTTAAATCAAAAACGAgtagaaataattttgaaaagccATGATGAAGTACTAAGAAAGCGTTTGCTTAAACATGGAGGTACAGGAATGATATTTGGGTTTCTCATTAAAATGATAACCGATGATCCAATTAATCGAGGAAGAAATTTCATGTTGAAGTACTATTTGGATGATACAGAATTCGCTATTTACGAATATAGAGAAACAAATTCAG GAATGCGTGGCGGAATGTTTCGTTCAAAACGTGGGTTCAGTAAAGACCAAAATCAGGcagatttattcatttttcatcAATTAGCGGTaggaattaacatttctattgACGAATTCAAGTTTAATATTACAGATATCGACGATAAGACATTGCAGTTCATGATCGATAATCCAAATGag TTCTCACACAGTAATTTGGAAATAGCCAGAAGCAAAACGCGTGAACAGATAAACAATCGATTCCAGAGTTTGGACGAATTTCGAACGAAATATTTTCAAGATCGAGAACTGGTGGACAGAGATGAATTCAGAGAAGTATTGTCCTTTGAAGGAGAACTGAATCCTCATATTGCAGTAGTACTTGCACTAAAGCATAAACGACCAGATCCGTATGAACCTTTTACCGATGATGTGCTTAGAAGCTCAGTGCAAGACGCAATGAGAAAAGGCGGTTTTATACACTTTGACGGTTTAAAGAATAATTTCAGATCCAGAAAATCGAGATCCGATAAAGTAGGATACATTGTATGCACTGAAATAATCAAGGCGATGAAAAGCAATAAAGTCCCGTTGAACGAGGAAATAACTAGTATTCTCGTTAATAA ATTCACGGATACCGAAAACGGTTGCATTGTAAACTTCGAAGACATGGTGGAATTCATAGACTACGTGAAAAATCCTGTGGAACCTCCGTCTAGATTGGCCAGG GAACTGTTGTTCGTAAAACCCAAAAAGGTTTTGGTTCGAGTGAACGAGTTCATAGATGGCCTGCGGTCGGAGACGCAGTAA